The window tgacattgtttaaaaaaaatttaactctccttttatatatggagttataattatttgacctttcaaataataaaaataattttaattgatagataatttttaattaaaacaacattattttaaaattttccaaaactaccattttatatatgtatatatagatatattctaaatatccaacaataataattattttataaaattatttcaaaaataagaacctttttttgtaaatgactaaaatataataccaaaaaacagaaaatcCCCAACTTTGTAGCAtatgaaatgtaaaattaatttaagatattgtttatcaaaagctataatttaagattgcaCAGGTGAGACACTTTTTAATCGAGcttcatttcattgcaatATAGTGACTCTATACACTAAAAACCCAAACCCTGAAACCTAAACCATAaacccttaactttaaaatatactcatcatgaccaacaaatgggccaaatatcaataaaattctccctctgtcccacttcAATTTTACTCTGTTGATcacttattctattttggggGTTTTAGATCTGTATTCGATATTCGATATCTTACACTTGGTCGGCCTACTTGATAATCCTTACTGATAGTAGAGTTTTTTTTACTAAAGCTTGGCTGTAAATCTGTAACTAAAGAATTGTCTTAAATAAATGACCATcatcaattttaatgtttaagATTTGATAAGCCAATATCATCTATGTTATTTTGctttaaaaactttttgttttttttttcaatttttactaactcataatgttaaaaaataaaaagtgaccATCatctaaattatatttctctaacgttttaattaattcatgaaaaaataaaaatacaaaaactatATTGTGTTGTTAAAAACTCAACCAAGACTTTTAATAAGTGTTCTAAAATTATTGCTCgttataactaaaatttatcaGTACCCgttagttaatttttatttgagtgaaatattatttcaattcaaaGATTGCTTATTTAATGCACAggcattttattattttagtttttttcaaTCATTCTTGAACTTGTAAACACATTCAAATAATCaagtttataaataatttttaactatatagtagtaatagattcgtatattgtttaaaatacacaaaaaaaataaagaacatgcaaaaaataaggatagataaaagaaaaatgatgattTGTTGATCATTGTGATATTGACATCAATTTTTTAGTCAAGAATATGTCAAAGTAGGAAACAATTCacagaaaaaaaggaaaggaaataattcaatattagatttatattGCAACCAAAAATAGTTCTATAGAGCTTTATTTGTATGCCTTACTTgtttctataaataagaggctGTAAACATGTATAGTAaacaatataatgaaaatacaCAATATCGAACTCATCCTTGCGCTCGCGTAGCAAATCAAGACTCGAGATATTATTTCAAAGAGTgcttatttaatatacattgtataacattttattatttttagttttttgttgatcattCTTGAACTTGTAAACACATTCaagtttataaataatttttaattatatagtaatagATTCTCTTAAGgatagataaaagaaaaaagtatgctaaattaaaaacaactattatattccatttttgagttaaaataagtataatttcattaaaaacaaTAGATTTGAGTAATTATGATTTCATATTACCATTTACAACTATTatattccattttaagtattgtgtttttaaataaatacataaatttaaatattaaaaaggaagaaaaatatggtaaaaatgtGTACCGTAAATCGTAATTATCAAGGTGGCTCATTTTAACGGCCCACTTTAATCTAGTAAAGTTTAAATAAACATAGTGTTACTAATATTTACCATAATGCGCTgattattattcttatctcGTATCTGTGTCTTCACTCCCCTTTTACACCGCCCTCTTCACTCATTCATGGAAGATTACCGTTGCTTCTCACCATACAATCGCGTGCTTTTTTCGTTGTTGATTTTCAATGGAGATTTTTCGGTTAGTAGTTAGTTATTTGGATGTTGTCGGGGTTCCTCCATCCTCTTCATGCTTTATCTTCTGAAATTTCTGGTAAGCACTCCATCTTCTTCGGAGTAGCGTCTATATTCTTTGTTCTCCAGCGACACTTTATAGAATATTCACTGTCAAATCGTCAGGAATTTTGGTGCATAGCGGCGGTAGAGAAGGTGGctgagagaagagagaatgaagaatgaGTATATACATGCCcgtttatatatgattggGTGATGTTatgaatgaatttaattaaaagactctttgtttcaaattctcaactatttattttcatatttattgttataattaaaaacggctgaattaaataaatgattttaaattaatagagaATTGTAACTGCTGTCATTATATATGAAACTAACACAATTATCCTAATGATGATTTGGAAACGCCATAATGtatataaatgtaataatatattataactGTAACCGCCACAATTTATTACCATGTAtgtttatgaaaataaaagaattgttCAACGGAAAGCAACGTCTATACTAtagtttttattcttattaactatactttttattttcttattttttttcgtattATATACATGTTTCCTAACTAtgagtttttacttttatttgaaatttaaaaaatattagactTGGTacgatttattttttattttaaaactcttcaaatatgttaatttatattatatgtaaTAAAGTTTCATTGTATATTTCCTCTTTGATTCTTAGTACACATTTGCCTTTATTTGTGTatcttattttgattaatacaTGCATATTCTTAAATATAAGCATCATTATCTCCTATTTGTCctatgttttattatattttactctACTCATATCGGAAATAATAATGTGTAAAATTGTTTGTCGAATGTGACATATTTCATTTAGAGTTGGATGAGAGAAATACAGGTCGAATGTAAAATTGttattgtttataatgttttgaattgtttataatgttatgaatacttattttaatgaacatttatttttaactataaaCATTAGTatctaaattataatattaggaaattttttctctatttgttGAGACATAACATTAGGGATGgatcataatattaaattaagggaatttaatacatttttattatatatatttatgatttttgaatttatatgatgatattgtttattatttcgtaaaattattttacagtataaaataagtgtgtgaagaaaataaatgattcgTGCATAGACATAACAATAGCTCAACAAATAGAggaaaaatttcaaaatgggATTCTTTAGCTAGGTTCAAACTACATGCAGATATATTTTGTTGTCTCAATTTCGTTTTTCCAACTATTtctgttatttattttgtataattttaattagtatttaatgtcatttaatttggtgtctcatttgcatttttttttattataaaccattgttttaaaatttttaaattcggattagttattaattattgagaTTGATTCATCCAAAGTTTgggtatataataatatattttaagaataaattataaaatggcAATATTATTAGTGTGACATGATAAATTCAAGGGCATGGATATTTTTCGGATTTAAACAACTTTGTTATGTAAaccttttaaaattagttaggcagtttttgtaaatattttcaaaacttcccttttatatgtgtatagatagatagaagtgtattatttaaacaaaatacacGAATTAccacaaatttaataaaaatgtgttgctTATTACGATAAATCAGAATTAAccactaaaattaataatgaccacaaataaaaaataaaataataattaaaaagagcGAACTATTATTACTACACGTTCTGAACGAAACTAAgcaaattaagaattttaaaatgtcaTTTATGTCAAagaatataagaaattatagCACCTTTTCATGTGGCAGAAGCTAATTAATTTTCGTGAGAATTTCATTCCAGTGTCAAGAATTGTGATTACATAAATACCCCTAAAATTCCCCTTTGTAATTCCATAAACACCTCTAAAACTCCCCCTTTAATTCCATAAACACCTCTAAAACTCCccatatgtatagatagattaattaacataaaagaaaataaagtgagaTAATTTCTCTactcataaaatataagttacttaaattttttgttaaaacttGTGGCATATTCCAAGGCCCACTATTTTACGGGATCGGTGGGGGTGTTATTATCAAATTGAAGAGTTATTCGTTCGAATCTTAATTGAACTTGAATAtgcataatattttgaaatccaAAACTGTTCCCACTTTATCActtaaaaatttggaaaaaatgatttatttttactttattttgaacTTCATGATAACTTAGAATGCTGTAATTATACATCACATCgaaatgatataattatgaGCATGCATTGATTGGTCTAATCTGTTTGACggacaattttataattataaatataattggacaaactaaaattgaGGATAATTGTGATGATGATTCGAGGTATTCGAGGTTGAATCAACATTTTGAAATGATTGTTGGTTTAGGACAAAATCAAGAAGTGTGATTAAAGTGTTTTAGTGATAACGATTATTGTCATCAACTTGCTTATAATCattctcaatttatttattttttagctTTCTTACTACTATTTGACAACATGTCTGCGTCTCAAAAAATACCAAtcaggaaatgaaaaagtcgACAAATTCAAACCTCAGATttagaagagagagagtgagcaTGCCTAAAATTGCTATCATTTTCCTTGACTGTCAAATCCTTGTTTCCGCATCCTTATCAttgttaaatttgattttacattattgttaatttttgtttttatgataaaaCAATAGTATTTGAATCAATAGAATTCAACTTGGTGGAGTTTGACtgcatgataattaatttgcatgatgcatctcctattattaaaattgattttttttataacctacttaataaattttacaCTTATGGCTATTCCAAGGAAACACGAAGCTGTATTATACTATTATGTGACCAAATTCCTCTTTAACCCATATCAAATAATCAGGATCATTATCAAGCCGATGAAGAATAAGATTTAAGAGATTTTAACAAATCATAATTACCACGATGAAGATGGTACGCGGTtagtcatttaaatttatttatatttttgttgatgctAAAATTGATTGTAGATCCTAGTccttaaagagaaaaattgtGCAAAAATAACTTCGGTCACAAACAACTAAGAATGTCAGCTCAGTTCACAGTTggtattaagaaaaaaaaaaattaaattgagaatcaaaaattaaaaatcaatctcTAACATTATTAACaagattgaaaaatataaatggttGGTCCAATTTCCTTCcttaatattaatagtaaaatCGATTTGAGAGGTATTGATGGAGAGTGAAAATGAAGGGTTACTATCAGTATAAGTGAATCTTGAGTATGGGACACAGTCAAAGATTGCATGTGTTAAGGTACAACTCTCAGATTTCCTCCGTATAGATTTTGTTACTTTAAGAGATTCTATTAAATTTGAGTAGTTGGGTAAATAAAACTTAGTTACCACATTCATGTGTTTTAACTTTCTTAGCATGCGAGTGCCCAAGCCCCAAGCTATTGAGCCAGTTTTATTGGGCCATTAATTAACATAGTCCAAATCCACTAGTGTGACAgttctaaatttatttgtatCTGGTTTCCCAGTACAGATTATAATTTCAGTGAAATTTTTAGAtgatttttatgttaaattgGAGAATCTGCTAACTTGTACCAAAAAGAATATGACATGTTTGAGATGCATCCTAAGTTCCTAACTAATTATCCAGTAAAAGAAGTATAATAAGCAAAAGGCTAAGAAAGAAGAGTATCAGCTCATGAAAAAGATTGGCTTACCTTTCTCAAATAATTCCCTACaaatcatctcaaaatttggacgataatttaaagaaagaaagaaaaaaagaatataaagatTTATAAACTCAGTACTATAATCTATACATAGTAACAGTGAAGCCGGGGTTGGGAAGCTTTCGTGAGCACCTCCGTGAGAGAGCACGTGGAAGTGCACAAATTTGCAGAGAAGATGCACACTTCCATCCAACAAGATGACTGTATAGGAATGCAATGAAACGACCAGGGGAAAGATAGTAGAGGATTCGGGGTTGATCATCGAATCCATGCCGAGCAGTGGACACACCAATGCTTAAGTAGGTTAAGATCTGCGTTCGTGCTCTGCAGAAATGCAAAACATCTTCATAGGGAAAAAgatataacaaaataagatGACTAGTATAGCATATGAAATATGATCATCTTTTGTTAATATGTTTGCAGTGATAGTaagataatgaaattttagaTACATCCATTTCAGTAATTGATAttgaaaacaaatgaaatatgtGTGCAGTCATACCTCTAAATATTCTTATCAGATGGTGATAATTTAACCTTGACAGATGATGATCTGAGTCGAATTCATTCATCCGATTCTGCTGTCCTCCGCCTACTCGTGTGGCCTGAGTCTGCACTATCGTACCACACAAGCTCCATCTAGAAGGAATCAAGATGAAAGCTTTGTAAAGATCCATTTAGAAATAGATGCCAATGTGCAACAATTATGTAGTCGGTATTCCAATTTCAGATCATTATAGctaagtaaaatattttgctCTCAAATCTGAAATCATGGGTTTATTAAGTATGATGTTGCAAGTTAAATAAACCAGAATGCTTGATCGTACCCCTCCAACGACGACTGTATCGCCCTCCTTCACGCCTCGTTTCTTCAGGGATTTATTGACGCCGCATGCCTCCATAACATGTTGGAACCTCCGATCAGAGTCGTTATACCTGTTCCAGAGACATGGAAGAAGTAAACATGAATGTAATAGGAGCAACAGCTAAAGCACAGGCAAGGCGTGCTGCTACAACCACACAAAGAGAACGAAAGGCTTGATTTGCATACCTCCAGTTGGTCATTTGGACAAAACGCTGCAAGCCCGCTCCTTCCACGTGCCACGAACTGGTGCTGCTATCGTGCATAATCTCAAACTCGTCTAGAGGAGCTGCCCGCTGCTTCTGCATCTTGTCAGCCACGTAATTCAAATCAATCGGACCCTCGTAACCTGCAATAAAATGAACACACAAAGGTTAAGGTGATGATATTCCTTCATCACTTGCCAAAGGACTTTGGCAAACAGTAAAACGAGAATGTGAACAGTTCCCCACCATCTGTATCTGCTGCATTCTTCTGTACAAGCTCATAAGCAGCATTCGTAACTTCCTTGGTCCCGTTTCTAGTAACAGCGCTCATGCAAAAGGGATCGAATCCACGTGCTCGTAGAGCATCTCTGAATGATGGCCAGTTTTCAGATGTTTCCGGTAGGTCCATTTTGTTATACACTACTAAGTAAGGCTTTTCAGCCAGCTCAGGGCTGAACATCTCCAGCTCAAGGCGGACTGCATCAAACTCGTATTCAGGCTGCTCTGATGAGCCGTCCACTATATGTACCTAACTCCCCAGTTCGGAAGTTTCTAATTAGTTCTAGAATAATGCACTTAAATGTAAGGTTCTACATCAAGAAGTAAAAGCACAGAATTGACAGACACAATGAAGTTATAATGATATACTTTGAAGTTGTAAAACAAACAGAAATCACAGATTGCAACTAAACTAAAATACTCACATTATAAGATATACTATCAAACAAGCATcatcatataaaaatgattaaatctTTATCATCATAACCAAAGCATTCGGGTAATTTACCAGAACCGAACATCTCTCAGTGTGCCGAAGGAATTCATGCCCTAACCCAAAACCTCGATGAGCCCCTTCTAGTAGTCCTGGCAAATCTGCAACTACCATTGTAGCATCATAGTCAAATGAAACAACACCAAGATTGGGAAGCAAAGTTGTGAAGGGGTAATTTGCAATGGCTGGTTGGGCAGCACTGATGACACTGAGAAATGTGCTTTTCCCAGCATTTGGAGCTCCGACAATCCCAACATCTGCAACCAATTTCAGCTCCAAGTCGAGCCACCTGGTCAACACACACTTTCAAAATAATGGACTAATACTAATGTACTGGTGACAAAAAAATCAGTGGCTATGACACTAGAACACCAAACCAAAACCAAGAAATATTcagaaatcaacaaaaaaggGTCATGACTCATGACACAATGCGTGTTAACCAGatgttaaagagaaaaaggcaTGTTCCAGTATGAGCTGCTTGAAAAAGGATACTATCTATGAGAGTTAAGATAGCTAGTTTTAGCCACCGACATCTTAAGACGATATACAAATGGCACTAAATCATTGCATAAATTCTATACCAACTCAAAGAAATTACCTCAGTTACTCGTGTTCTTCCTACATTAAGATGCTTATAATCCCACTAACCAAATATTAGCACAGACAGTAAAAACAGCGACAAGATGAACAGTTACAAATAACATAACATACAAGACAAAGCATATATACACATCAAAAAGCAAAACACAAGCAACCAAAGGCACCTACATTTCAGGCCCTTCTTCCCCATTCTCTGCAATCTTGGGCGCCTTATTCATCCCCGTCTTAAATGAGGCATTGCCCCTCCCACCTCTCCCTCCGGGCATAAGCAACGCCCTCTGCCCTGGATGCAGCAGCTCGAAGAGCACATCcccaccactctctctcacaACAGTCCCCGGGGGCACCTTAACCACCAAATCCTCGCCCTTTGCACCACTCTTCTGCTGCCCCTGCCCGTGGCTGCCCCTCCCTGCCCGGAAATGCACACTCTTCCTAAACGGCAACAGTGAATTCATAGTTCCATCCACCTCCATGTACACATTCCCTCCCCTCCCACCATCCCCACCAGACGGCCCCCCTAACGGCACAAACTTTTCCCTCCTAAAAGCCAC is drawn from Salvia hispanica cultivar TCC Black 2014 chromosome 6, UniMelb_Shisp_WGS_1.0, whole genome shotgun sequence and contains these coding sequences:
- the LOC125197257 gene encoding GTP-binding protein OBGC, chloroplastic, with the translated sequence MAFSAVFSGTVMHFKPLSASRRETDSSGQRVPTKITKSRKQKSRNFRPPPNPPQSAGEGGEATTFTRLPPKDDFGFDDLASHSVSQVVKLADIKFPAIKTKKIDPNHGEKRGFAPKIGVTEEELSLDHEVDDEFDDEDEGIVKKVGYDYGRYELYEVGSDNDDDDDDDGDGDDFYGDEGFMVSGDEDEEEEGVKEKEKGVPAVMRCFDRAKIFVKAGDGGNGVVAFRREKFVPLGGPSGGDGGRGGNVYMEVDGTMNSLLPFRKSVHFRAGRGSHGQGQQKSGAKGEDLVVKVPPGTVVRESGGDVLFELLHPGQRALLMPGGRGGRGNASFKTGMNKAPKIAENGEEGPEMWLDLELKLVADVGIVGAPNAGKSTFLSVISAAQPAIANYPFTTLLPNLGVVSFDYDATMVVADLPGLLEGAHRGFGLGHEFLRHTERCSVLVHIVDGSSEQPEYEFDAVRLELEMFSPELAEKPYLVVYNKMDLPETSENWPSFRDALRARGFDPFCMSAVTRNGTKEVTNAAYELVQKNAADTDGYEGPIDLNYVADKMQKQRAAPLDEFEIMHDSSTSSWHVEGAGLQRFVQMTNWRYNDSDRRFQHVMEACGVNKSLKKRGVKEGDTVVVGGMELVWYDSADSGHTSRRRTAESDE